The nucleotide sequence AACCCGGCGTGGGCCGCGTGCTTTACGAAGAAGGGCATGTAATGGCCGAGGCAGCACATCCTGACGGTTTCACCCTTACGGATCCGTGCGAGCGTCTTACTCTTTCTCATCGTCGGAAGGTTCCTGAAATCAGGTAGCGGGGCGGAGGGACTGAGTTAAATCAGCATCAAATCGGCAGGTCGACGTATGGGGTAACCATGTCTACTCGATTCGCATCAGAGCCGTTCGAGAACGAACAAACAAGGCACCATCAGCAATTGCGGGCGTTCCCAGAATTGAATCACCCATCTCATTAATCGCCAGGACATCCAGTTCCGGCGCATCTCGCAAGACGACAATCTTGCCGTTCTCTCCTGCGATGTAAATCTTGCCATCGCCATACACGGGAGAGGCAAAATATTCGCCTCCATTATTGATACGGCCCGGGCCGTAAATCCGCTTTCCTTCATTCACGTCAAAGCAGGTGGCGATTCCGCCTCCTTTGATCAGGAGCATGCGGTCCCCGACGACCAGAGGAGAAACAATGTGGTCCGTGTGTTTCGTGGGGTGCTTCCACAGCACGTGCGTCTTAGTGACATCGCCCCGGCCACCACCTTTGACCGCGATGACAAATTCATCCTCTGGCTCTTTTGAATCAAAGGCAGCACCTGCCGCATTGCCCGGAGGCAGAAAGGCGACATCCAGCTCACGTCCTTCGAGAACACCATCACCGTTCAGGTCGCCCCGTTCAAACGTTTTCTTGTAGAACGCTTCCGGGACAGGACGTTTACCAAAAAATCTCTGCACTTCATCACGGGAAATTTTGTCGTCGTTGTTCCCGGTCTCTGTCTTATCGATCGACGCCAGCCATTGACTGGCGATCCCCTTACTTTGAAGGGAAATGTAAATGATTCCATCTCGCGACACCGGTGTCGTCTTGATATTGCGCAGCAGCGTGCGAGCAGACCAGAGACGCTCGCCCGTCGCGGGATCGTATCCAATCAGCAGTCCCGTGCCGGCAACGACGACTTCTTCCCCATGGGGCGTCTCGCAGATCACGGGGTGCGAATAGTTCACCGCCATATCATTGCGGTCGTCCTGCCAGCGGATCTCGCCTGTCTTCTTATCAAAGGCGTACATCGCAGGATGAAGATCATCATCCTGGCAGAAAAGTACCAGGTCTTTGGTGAGCACGGGTGACATCCCCGCTCCCCATTTGAAAATGAAATAGGGAACAGGGAGCGGCCTATGCCAGACATCCTCACCGGTTTTCGCATCCAGCGCCACCATACCGAGGGTCGAAAAATAGAAGTAGACCCGCTCTTCATCCGCCGCGGGCGTGGTTCCCGCATGACTATTGGTGAGATGAATCTCGTCCACGTCACCAATCGGCCACGATCGCGTCCAGAGTTTTTCACCCGTCCTGGCATCGAGAGCAACCACCCCCACCGTCTGCGGATCGATCATCGCAGAGGTATACACCCTGCCCGCAACGACAATCGGGCTACCAATTCCATCCCCCAGCTTGGTCGACCACTTCACTTTTTCGGTGTCAGAAAACTCGACAGGCAATGGCGCGCTGGTCTGAGAAACCCCTGAACAGTTGGGACCGCGAAACTGTGGCCAGTCATCGGCCACTACTGGAATCGCAAGTAGACAATACAGTCCAACGAGGCCAAACCGCGTCATCGTATCTCTCCAGCAAGATTGAGAGGGGACAGTGTGGTGCGCCATTGTGCCAATCATCCCTGCGTGCGCACAGTCAGCTCTGAACGATTGGTCGGAGATCTTCGAAGTTCGAAGTTAAATTTCGTTCATCTCATTCACCTCAACGACAAAAATCGTGATTCGGAGTTTGCAGGCAACGTCCTTGGTTATGTCACGGACTAAAAGTCAGTCGACCAAATTTTCCGCTTCTTCCGCTAATCCGTATCAAGCAATGACGGACGTCCCTGCTATCGATCTCTCTTGAGCTACAGCACACCGAGAACGAGAGACACGTCCGTCACCTCACGAACCAGCGAACCCCTTTCCGCAAGACATGGTCGCTAAACTGAAGTGTGTAGGGATCACACCTGCGATACACCACATGTCCGTCGCTTCGCAACATCACCCATCCGAAATCCCAATTTCCGGAACGGTATTCCAAAGGAATCTGCGGAGAGACGCGCACCACGGGGTGAGTGCCGATAATCACCAGCTTCTGATCGGTGTAGTAATAGGCAGAACCGCCCTGCACGTAGACGGTATGCTCCAATACCGTTGAGGCATCGTCGTGAAGATCATCACACAGACCAACGATTCCCAGCTTGATGGAACAGCCTGTCGAGAAGGCATCCCCAAGCTCCGCCAGCGATCCCGCCAGGACTTCCCCTGTGGACGAGTGGTAGAGAACTTCTTGCCAGGAGTCATTCACGCAGTAACGAAAGTGATCGAAGTCATAAATAAAATTATGGGAAGGGGCGTTGGTCCCCGCGTCCCACTGATCGATCGCATGGTATTTAGGCATCTGTTCCGGCGGAGAAACGGGTGCACTACCCCGTACCCCGTCTCGCGATTGACCATCCAGATAGGGTCGAGCAATCCCCTGCGTGCCGTCCTGGTTGTAAACAAAGAAGGACATTGATGGCCGCGGCCCGAAACCAGCGGGAAGCTCAATGGGCTGCCGCAAATGCATGATCCCTGCGGCCCACCGGTGATCGATTGAGTAGGTCACTCCGAATTCCGCCACCTCGCGAATCCGTTCGGAACTCACTGAATGAACATCAATATGCTCATTATGCAGAAACTCGGTCGCGATTCGTAAATCCGCAGCACGGTCGATCGCCTCGAGTAACCCCTGGGTACTTCCGCTGATGCGCTGCCGCCGGGAATCAAGCTCAAGGACACATCGCCAGAGACTCATGACCGCCCTCCGATCGTGTTGACCGATCTCTAACGAACGAACCTCTGTCTGTGACTCAGGAGGCCGGCGACCCCGACTTTGAAAGCAGGAACAGGAAAGCAGAATGCCGTTCTATCACTGGAAGCGATCACAGAACCCTCACCTCTTTTCGCTCATCGCGACCGAGAAACCGGGGCAGGACACTTGATACCGACCGACGTTCAAATCATTGTGTACAAAATCCATCGTGGTCGAAACCGTCAGAGAGCACAAGTTAAGCACCCTGTTGACGAAGGAACCCATTCAGCATGGCCGTCATGATCGCATTCGATCACTGCATCATGGCCCGCCTGGGGCTGACCGCACCGCAACCCGGTCAGGTGACCCACCGCAGGCCGCCATTCCTGCCGCCGGGTCCATCGAACGAGCCCACTTTGACAACAGGCCCTGCACCAAACCGTTCTCGCAATCACAAGGCGACTTTGATTGCCCGATGTGAGAGGCAACAAGCCACGACCTGGCGCAACCCTCACTCCATTCGCACGCCGCATCTGCCCCCACAGTCCCTCCTGCCGAGCATCTGCACCATGCGACCTTCCAGTCATGTTGCAGACCCACTTCGTAATCGACACTGCCCACACCTGACACGAGCAAGCCAGACAAGATGAACATCGTTCCGACCGCCAATCAATTTCTCCTTCGATTCGCCCGAGGGAACTCTCAGCCCGAATTCGTCCGGTCCGTTTAAGGAACTACAACTTGCCTTCTCTTTCGATACTCGGAACCGGCCGCATCGACGAGCGTGAGTCGGCGTTTCCTCAGGCGGTGCAGCTTCCCGACGGAGATCTCCTCTGCTCTTTCAGCGTCGGCGGTGGTCAGTATGTGCGGGGTGGAACGGATTGGGCCCGATCCCGCGATGGCGGGAAAACCTGGCAACGCGAGGGGGAACTGCTGGCCGCTTCCGATCATCCCCCGTCGGCGAATGCACTGAAGCTCAGCCTGTCCAAAGATGGCAAGACGATCTACGCCTACGGGACGCGGTACTGGGCCAATCAGGAAGACCGATTCGGTGAACGACAAGGCGAATCCGTTTTTTGTCAGTCGACGGATAACGGCCATTCCTGGTCCCCCGTCAGGGCCCTTCCGATGCCCGACTGCCCCATCGAAGTGTCCCACTCCATCAGGCCCCTCACTTCTGGCCGGCTACTCGCTCCGGGAGCGTTGCTGGCAGATAAAGCACGCCTGGGCGAAGAAGTGTTCGTGGTCATCTCGGATGATGGTGGTCTGACATGGCCTCATCGTCGCACGGTCTTCCGCGACCCTCAGGACAAATTCGGTTTCTGGGAGCAGAAGATCAACGAAGTCTCGCCGGGGGTCGTCATGGCGACGGCATGGACCTTAACCCTGGGTGATTACCGTGATCAATGCAACAGTTTTTGTCTTTCACACGACAACGGCTGGACATGGGGCCCGTTTGAGTCGACCGGAATCCGCGGCCAGACGATGTCATTTGTTCCGCTGGGGGACGATCGACTGCTGGTACTCTACAACCGTCGCTACGGACAGCAGGGCGTCGT is from Schlesneria sp. DSM 10557 and encodes:
- a CDS encoding sialidase family protein, which translates into the protein MPSLSILGTGRIDERESAFPQAVQLPDGDLLCSFSVGGGQYVRGGTDWARSRDGGKTWQREGELLAASDHPPSANALKLSLSKDGKTIYAYGTRYWANQEDRFGERQGESVFCQSTDNGHSWSPVRALPMPDCPIEVSHSIRPLTSGRLLAPGALLADKARLGEEVFVVISDDGGLTWPHRRTVFRDPQDKFGFWEQKINEVSPGVVMATAWTLTLGDYRDQCNSFCLSHDNGWTWGPFESTGIRGQTMSFVPLGDDRLLVLYNRRYGQQGVVMALVRFTETSWTVVEEGLLYDAQEFRDRPAAGATGVDELASFQFGFPTGIQLNDGTVLVTHWCVEQGVCGIRWTRIKFSW
- a CDS encoding PQQ-binding-like beta-propeller repeat protein, encoding MTRFGLVGLYCLLAIPVVADDWPQFRGPNCSGVSQTSAPLPVEFSDTEKVKWSTKLGDGIGSPIVVAGRVYTSAMIDPQTVGVVALDARTGEKLWTRSWPIGDVDEIHLTNSHAGTTPAADEERVYFYFSTLGMVALDAKTGEDVWHRPLPVPYFIFKWGAGMSPVLTKDLVLFCQDDDLHPAMYAFDKKTGEIRWQDDRNDMAVNYSHPVICETPHGEEVVVAGTGLLIGYDPATGERLWSARTLLRNIKTTPVSRDGIIYISLQSKGIASQWLASIDKTETGNNDDKISRDEVQRFFGKRPVPEAFYKKTFERGDLNGDGVLEGRELDVAFLPPGNAAGAAFDSKEPEDEFVIAVKGGGRGDVTKTHVLWKHPTKHTDHIVSPLVVGDRMLLIKGGGIATCFDVNEGKRIYGPGRINNGGEYFASPVYGDGKIYIAGENGKIVVLRDAPELDVLAINEMGDSILGTPAIADGALFVRSRTALMRIE